From Humibacter ginsenosidimutans, a single genomic window includes:
- a CDS encoding GNAT family N-acetyltransferase — protein MLVPGVETARLALDRPEPDDAGELFEIGSDPRVWGHFPSGRHTDIAQTKALIARWQRSWDEARLGPWVIRLRDSSRVIGYGGCTLLDGGVWNLGYRLAADEHGHGYATEVAREAVDRATRMHPDAPVVASLLEHNRASARVASKLGFALVYRGPDAGNPDAAAIRLVYANRALTEDELRVVLH, from the coding sequence ATGCTCGTGCCAGGTGTTGAGACCGCGCGCCTCGCGCTCGACCGCCCAGAGCCCGACGATGCCGGGGAGCTGTTCGAGATCGGCAGCGATCCACGGGTCTGGGGCCACTTCCCGAGCGGTCGACACACGGACATCGCGCAGACGAAAGCGCTGATCGCGCGATGGCAGCGGAGCTGGGATGAAGCGCGGCTGGGACCGTGGGTGATCCGCCTTCGCGACTCCTCACGCGTCATCGGCTACGGGGGCTGCACTCTGCTCGACGGCGGCGTGTGGAACCTCGGCTACCGTCTGGCCGCGGATGAGCACGGCCACGGCTACGCGACCGAAGTCGCGCGGGAGGCCGTCGATCGGGCGACCCGCATGCATCCCGACGCTCCCGTGGTCGCGTCTCTGCTCGAGCACAACAGAGCTTCGGCGCGGGTCGCGTCCAAGCTCGGGTTCGCGCTCGTGTACCGCGGTCCCGACGCCGGCAACCCGGATGCCGCGGCCATCCGGCTCGTCTACGCGAACCGAGCGCTCACGGAGGACGAACTTCGCGTGGTGCTGCACTGA
- a CDS encoding SDR family oxidoreductase, with protein sequence MNATVLVTGGTGTIGSRVVPMLREAGRDVRILSRHPRADEPGIHHVAGDTVVGSGLAEAFDGVDAVLHLAGGAKGDDVAARNVATAARQAGTKHLILISVIGADRMPIGYFRAKAEAERALAESGVPWSVLRVAQLHEFVYPFVRGMAKLPLLPAPGGLRFEPVNVDEVAARLVELALGDPAGRVADLAGPDVLDIRQLADVYAETTGRRRHAGLPIRIPGVVGRAYRDGDNLAGDSAQRGQRTWCEFLDARVHEGSGGAEAGRAGHGSAKVA encoded by the coding sequence ATGAATGCAACAGTGCTCGTGACGGGCGGAACCGGAACCATCGGCAGCCGCGTCGTGCCGATGCTACGGGAGGCGGGACGCGATGTGCGGATTCTCTCGCGGCATCCTCGGGCGGACGAGCCCGGGATTCACCATGTGGCCGGCGACACCGTGGTGGGCAGCGGACTCGCCGAGGCGTTCGACGGCGTGGATGCCGTGCTGCACCTCGCGGGCGGCGCCAAGGGTGACGACGTTGCGGCCCGCAATGTGGCGACAGCGGCGAGGCAGGCAGGCACGAAGCACCTCATTCTCATCTCCGTGATCGGCGCCGATCGGATGCCCATCGGCTACTTCCGCGCGAAGGCCGAAGCGGAGCGGGCGCTCGCCGAGTCGGGCGTGCCGTGGAGCGTTCTGCGCGTCGCCCAGCTGCACGAGTTCGTGTACCCGTTCGTGCGCGGCATGGCGAAGCTCCCGCTCCTGCCTGCTCCGGGCGGGTTGCGCTTCGAGCCGGTCAACGTGGACGAGGTCGCCGCACGACTCGTCGAGCTCGCCCTCGGAGACCCCGCCGGGCGCGTCGCGGACCTCGCAGGGCCCGACGTGCTCGACATCCGGCAGCTGGCCGACGTCTACGCCGAGACGACGGGTCGCCGTCGTCACGCGGGACTGCCGATCAGGATCCCAGGAGTCGTCGGCCGCGCCTACCGCGACGGGGACAACCTCGCAGGCGACTCCGCCCAGCGCGGGCAGCGGACCTGGTGCGAGTTCCTCGATGCGCGCGTGCACGAGGGCAGCGGCGGTGCGGAGGCCGGGCGTGCGGGGCACGGTTCCGCGAAGGTCGCGTAG
- a CDS encoding sigma-70 family RNA polymerase sigma factor: MTEKRILARRFETERPRLRAIATRLLGSAADAEDAVQETWLRLERTSVDDIENLDAWLTTVVSRVSLDMLKAPRRARERSWQVEAWRDEPVAVAADPAELTAESDQVSVALLVLLERLGPAERIAFVLHDVFGQSFEEIAVVLDRSPEAARQLASRGRRRVRGADEPARPSREQGRRLVEAWLAAAQDGNIGALLELLDDGAVLHADYGSSTQVVAGAQSIAEQAVLSARLAAHSSRVFIDGRPGVAAVLNGRVVSIMAFDIDDGRIVGLDVLADPKRLASLDLNTMR, from the coding sequence ATGACGGAGAAGAGAATTCTCGCCAGGCGGTTCGAGACCGAGCGTCCGCGGCTTCGCGCCATCGCCACGCGACTGCTCGGCTCAGCCGCGGACGCGGAGGATGCCGTCCAGGAGACGTGGCTGCGCCTGGAGCGCACCTCGGTCGACGACATCGAGAACCTGGATGCCTGGCTCACCACCGTCGTGTCGCGCGTGAGTCTCGACATGCTGAAGGCGCCGCGCCGCGCGCGTGAACGCTCGTGGCAGGTCGAGGCGTGGCGAGACGAGCCCGTCGCCGTCGCCGCCGATCCGGCCGAACTCACCGCGGAGAGCGACCAGGTAAGCGTCGCCCTCCTTGTGCTGCTGGAGCGACTCGGCCCCGCGGAACGCATCGCGTTCGTGCTGCACGACGTCTTCGGGCAGTCCTTCGAGGAGATCGCGGTCGTGCTCGATCGGTCGCCTGAAGCGGCGCGCCAACTGGCATCCCGGGGCCGACGGCGAGTGCGCGGTGCGGACGAACCGGCCCGGCCCAGCCGCGAGCAGGGCAGACGCCTGGTGGAGGCGTGGCTGGCCGCCGCCCAGGATGGCAACATCGGCGCTCTCCTGGAGCTGCTCGACGACGGCGCAGTGCTCCATGCCGACTACGGCTCCAGCACCCAGGTCGTGGCCGGGGCTCAGTCCATCGCGGAACAGGCTGTGCTCTCGGCCAGGCTTGCCGCCCACTCGAGCCGCGTCTTCATCGATGGCCGACCCGGCGTCGCCGCCGTCCTGAACGGTCGAGTCGTGTCGATCATGGCCTTCGACATCGATGACGGCCGGATCGTCGGCCTCGACGTGCTCGCCGACCCGAAGCGCCTCGCCTCGCTGGACCTGAACACGATGCGGTGA
- a CDS encoding helix-turn-helix transcriptional regulator gives MSETSATSRVLRLLELLQARRYWAGDELAGRLGVTGRTLRRDVERLRALGYRVDARRGRDGGYGLSTGSELPPLMFTPQEAAALAAALSSAAANGAAGGSELALTALAKVEQVMPPALRRRVRVMRSVVSVGAVPITPSVDVELLAVLALACRDHERLRIRYASAGRDSDGEHVRRVEPVGLVPRGAFWYLLCWDADREDWRTLRVDRISGAQPTGIRTSARTVPGGDAAAYVADRLATVQPEVTATIRIHAPIDEVTTALGGYASGFTEAEAPSGEPATEWRISDVRVEVLASALVWLTWPFDVVDSPELSGLLRDRAARFAAAVRE, from the coding sequence ATGAGCGAGACATCCGCGACCTCGCGCGTGTTGCGCCTGCTGGAGCTGCTTCAGGCGCGTCGATACTGGGCAGGCGACGAGCTGGCCGGCCGCCTCGGGGTGACCGGGCGCACGTTGAGGCGCGATGTGGAGAGGCTGCGCGCCCTGGGCTACCGGGTCGATGCGCGACGAGGACGCGACGGCGGCTATGGGCTCTCGACGGGCAGCGAACTGCCGCCCCTCATGTTCACCCCGCAGGAGGCGGCCGCTCTGGCGGCGGCGCTGTCCTCCGCAGCGGCCAACGGAGCGGCCGGCGGCAGCGAATTGGCGCTCACTGCGCTCGCGAAGGTCGAGCAGGTGATGCCGCCCGCTCTTCGGCGCCGGGTGCGAGTCATGCGGTCAGTGGTCTCCGTCGGGGCGGTTCCCATCACGCCATCCGTCGATGTGGAGCTGCTCGCGGTGCTCGCACTGGCCTGCCGCGACCACGAGCGTCTGCGCATTCGGTACGCGAGCGCCGGTCGGGACTCGGACGGCGAACACGTGCGTCGGGTCGAGCCGGTGGGCCTCGTTCCGAGGGGCGCGTTCTGGTACCTGCTGTGCTGGGATGCGGACCGGGAGGACTGGCGCACGCTACGGGTCGATCGCATCTCGGGTGCGCAACCGACGGGCATCCGCACGTCGGCCCGCACGGTTCCTGGCGGGGATGCCGCTGCCTACGTCGCCGACCGTCTCGCCACGGTGCAGCCGGAGGTGACGGCGACCATCCGCATCCACGCACCGATCGATGAAGTGACGACAGCACTCGGGGGCTACGCGAGCGGATTCACCGAGGCCGAGGCGCCGAGTGGAGAGCCGGCGACCGAGTGGCGCATCTCGGACGTGAGAGTCGAGGTGCTCGCCTCCGCGCTCGTCTGGCTGACCTGGCCCTTCGACGTCGTCGACTCGCCTGAACTCAGCGGTCTTCTGCGCGACCGTGCCGCGCGCTTCGCCGCGGCCGTGCGGGAGTAG
- a CDS encoding SDR family oxidoreductase, protein MTILVTGATGAVGRHLVSTLLEHGSRVRAVTRAPEKAALPPEVEVVAADLGDPGTLGDAVFAGIDRAFVFPADGVDRFVEAASGAGIDRFTVLSSLAAAKEFPRDEGSASQLHHAAIESAVTSCTDEWTILRPGTFANNLLSWAWPIKNDWPIRAPYLASAQAPIHEADVAEAAAATLLSTDWVGQAIPLTGPQALTRTEQVDAIGAGIGRELHVIEIAPEEFRADMAQYVPESIITMILDYWSDTVTEPDLPRPVTAVTGRPGRTLEQWAHDHRADFAPVAAS, encoded by the coding sequence ATGACCATCCTCGTCACTGGTGCCACCGGCGCCGTCGGCCGTCACCTCGTATCGACGCTGCTCGAACACGGCTCGCGGGTGCGCGCCGTGACCCGCGCTCCCGAGAAGGCGGCCCTGCCACCCGAGGTCGAGGTGGTCGCAGCCGATCTCGGTGACCCTGGCACGCTCGGCGACGCGGTGTTCGCCGGCATCGACAGAGCGTTCGTCTTTCCCGCCGATGGCGTGGACCGCTTCGTCGAGGCGGCGAGCGGCGCGGGCATCGACCGCTTCACCGTCTTGTCGTCACTGGCCGCCGCGAAGGAGTTCCCGCGCGACGAGGGCTCGGCAAGCCAACTGCATCATGCCGCGATCGAGAGCGCCGTGACCTCGTGCACCGACGAATGGACGATTCTTCGACCAGGCACCTTCGCGAACAATCTGCTCTCCTGGGCGTGGCCGATCAAGAACGACTGGCCGATCCGCGCTCCCTACCTGGCTTCTGCCCAGGCGCCCATCCACGAGGCGGACGTCGCCGAAGCAGCGGCGGCGACGCTGCTCAGCACCGACTGGGTCGGCCAGGCCATCCCGCTCACCGGACCACAGGCGCTCACGCGCACCGAGCAGGTGGATGCCATCGGCGCCGGCATCGGCCGCGAGCTTCACGTCATCGAGATCGCCCCAGAAGAGTTCCGCGCCGACATGGCCCAATACGTTCCGGAGTCCATCATCACGATGATCCTCGACTACTGGAGCGACACCGTCACCGAGCCTGATCTCCCGCGCCCGGTCACCGCTGTCACAGGGCGCCCCGGACGCACTCTCGAACAATGGGCGCACGACCACCGCGCCGACTTCGCCCCTGTCGCGGCATCCTGA
- a CDS encoding metallopeptidase family protein, giving the protein MVEISDADFQAMVGEEYDALPDDMVRGLENVAILIANQPASERPRLFGLYSGRPLKTRGVYGYGELPDRITLFKNNMEEHSADLDALRARVRITLVHEIGHYFGLDDARLRELGWA; this is encoded by the coding sequence ATGGTCGAGATCTCCGATGCGGACTTCCAGGCGATGGTCGGCGAGGAATACGACGCCCTGCCTGATGACATGGTGCGAGGTCTCGAGAATGTCGCAATCCTCATCGCGAACCAGCCTGCGAGCGAGAGACCGCGACTCTTCGGGCTCTACAGCGGAAGACCGCTGAAGACGCGCGGCGTGTATGGCTACGGAGAGCTCCCCGACCGGATCACCCTGTTCAAGAACAACATGGAGGAGCACAGCGCGGACCTCGACGCCCTGCGGGCGCGGGTGCGGATCACCCTCGTGCACGAGATCGGACACTACTTCGGGCTGGACGACGCGCGCCTGCGCGAGCTCGGATGGGCCTGA